Part of the Penicillium digitatum chromosome 4, complete sequence genome is shown below.
GATTGCCGAATCCACCGGTACAACAGTGGCAGCGGCAGACACAGGATACTGGCTAGCAGACATCGCTCATCAAGGAGTCGCAGCCTTCAACTCGAACCCGTCTGGCTATAAAGTCTTTCGAAATGTGAAGGACTACGGAGCTAAAGGTGACCATTTAAGGATGACTTCCTCCACTCAACAGGGCTAATGCAATGACAGGTGATGGTGTGACCGATGATACAGCCGCGATCAATGCGGCCATCAGCGCCGGTGGTCGGTTTGGCCCAGCAAGCCGACAATCCTCCACCACAACCCCCGCGATAGTTTACTTCCCCTCTGGGACGTACCTAATTTCAACGTCGATTATTGATTACTATTTCACCCAGTTGATTGGCAACCCGAATGCAATGCCCGTCATAAAGGCAACCGCAGGGTTTGTGGGACTCGGCATGATTGACGGGGACCAATACCAGAACGATGGAAACCAGGGCTGGACGTCGACGAATGTTTTCTTCAGACAAATTCGCAATTTGAAATTGGACTTGACTTCAATCCCTGCTGGTACTGCTGCGACTGGTATTCACTGGCCGACTGGCCAGGCTTCTAGCATCGAGAATGTTGTCATTACGATGAGTTCTGCTTCTGGAACGCAACACCAGGGTATCTTCATTGAGAACGGTATGTTGGCACTTGAGTTAATTTGGAATATCTGTTGATGAAATTATCAGGCTCTGGTGGCTGGATGACCGATGTGGTAATTACTGGTGGCCTCTATGGTGCCAATATTGGCAACCAGCAATTTACAATGCGGAACTTGGCCATTTCGAACGCAGTGACCGCAATTTCTCAGATCTGGAACTGGGGGTGGACTTACCAAGGTCTGTCATTGTCTGATTGCACAACCGCTATTTCGATCAGCAATGGTGGTGCCGGGGCCCAGCTCATTGGCTCGGTCAACATCCTTGACAGCACTATCCAAAACTGCCCTACCTTTGTCGATACCGCTTGGCAGACCTCGACGCTATCAACTGGCAGCCTCATTCTGGAAAACGTAGTTCTGAAAAATGTCCCGGTTGCAGTCAAAGGCGTCAGCGGTACTGTCCTTGCTGGCTCGACAGGTTCCACGACCATTGGTGCTTGGGGACAAGGCCACAAGTATACTCCAAATGGACCGACTAATTTCCAGGGCTCTTTCACTCCGCCGACACGCCCGAGCGCTTTGCTTGCTGGTGGGTCGAACAGGTATTTTACCAAGTCCAAGCCTCAGTATGAACAATCTCCAGTAGCTTCGTTTGTCAGTATTAGAAGTGCAGGCGCCAAGGGAGATGGTTCAACCGACGACACCGCAACCATTCAATCCGCATTGACATCTGCTGCGTCTGCGGGTAAAATTGTGTTCTTCGATCAAGGAACATACAAAGTCACCAGCACTCTTTACGTCCCACCGGGCTCTCGAGTTGTCGGTGAGGCGTATTCTGTCATCATGGCCGCTGGAAGTGTGTGGTCGAGTATTACAAATCCTGTGCCGGTGGTTCAAATTGGTAAATCTGGAGAATCTGGATCTGTTGAATGGTCTGACATGATTGTGAGCACCTCGGGCTCTACGCCGGGCGCTGTACTGATCGAATGGAACTTGGCGGCTATATCAGGCTCTGGGATGTGGGATGTTCATACTCGTATCGGAGGCTTCCAAGGATCTAACCAACAGGTTGCTCAGTGCCCAACGACTGCGGCTGTCTCTGCAGCCTGCCAGGCTGCTTACATGTCCATGCACATCACCAAAGTTGCCAGCGGTGTCTACTTGGAGAATGTTTGGCTCTGGACCGCCGATCATGACCTCGAAAGCCCGACAAATACCCAGATCTCGGTGTACACCGGTCGTGGTCTCTTGGTGGAAGGAAAGAATGTCTGGCTGTAAGTAGCGGATAATCCCTGCCATGCTCTCCCTTCCCTAACCCTTCTGCAAGATATGGAACGGGATCCGAACACCACTCGCTGTACCAGTATCAATTCTCAGGCGCAAGTTCGATTGTCGGGGGTTTCATGCAGACAGAAACACCGTAAGTGATCCTTACATGATACTGTCCCCATATCTCCTATCCTCACAAATTGCACGCAGATACTATCAGCCAAATCCCAACGCAGCTAACGGCCCATACCCCACCAACTCCAATCTCCATGATCCCGACTATAGTAACTGTCTCGGTGGAAACTGTGATGCTCTTGGTCTTCGAATTCTGAATTCCAAGAATGTGAACATCTACGGGGCTGGGCTATACAGCTTCTTCAACAACTACAGCACCACTTGCTCCACGTTCCCCCTTCCGGAGAATTGCCAAAGTATGATCTTCAGCATTGAGGGCAGTACAAGTGGACTGGTGGTATATGGACTAAACACTGTTGGGACAAGCTATATGATCGTGAAGGATGGTACTGCGTTGGCGACGGTTGGCGACAATCTGGCTACCTATGCTGCTACTATTGCGTACTTCACCTTCTAGACTTTCATAGCTCTTATGGAAGGAGCGGGTCGCGCGTGCTAGCTATTATCCAGTGTATATATCGACGCTATGTGGGGTTCAGATTCAAGATCTACAtgaactaaactaagtaaTCTTGCTAAGGATATTTTGATTCGAATATAAATCTTTAAATTCATTAGTTCATTAGTCATTCAAACAATTTCCTCAATCTTGGTCGTTGTGCTTGACTACACTATTGCATCTCGCTTTCTCCCTTTCATTCACACGAGCAGAGAGTTCAGTAAACATCTGCTCTCTCTCTTGCGCCTTCCACTCGGGTGATTGAAATCGGCCCGGTGTCGAACAGAAACCCGTTTCCACCCACCCACCCAAATATAGCAACCAGCCGCCAGCCGATTTCCTGAGAGGAAACAGATTGCTCGGCTTGACTTTATATTCCACCCCTTTGCCGTACAGCAATCGGATATAGTCGAGCAATTCGCGCTTCATCTGGAGTAATGAATCAAGGTCAAGGACTGGCTCGTTGACACGCCGCCAAAGTGGTGTCCAGTGGACCTTTGGCGAGCCCAGCACAAGGACACCTGACTTGAAATCGGCGCTTATGATGCGAGGATGGCCGATTGGGGAGGGAATCTGAGAAAGTATGGATAGGACAGAGTATTCACGCCGTAGCGCGGCCAAGCTATCGGGATGGAACTAGTGACCAGGTGATTAATTCGGATGGATGAGAGACATGATGAGCTGGGGGGTGACTAACCTCGCAAACTATCCCCCTTTCATATTTTGAGCCGATACTTGCTAATTTCTTGACGGTTCGTCCGCCGGCAGAGGTCTGGAGGGCCGTCCGTTTTCTCGCGTGATGGGGATGCCAAGATGTGGACTCATGAGGACGATCCAGTCGTCTTCACTCTGGCCGTCGGGGAACTTGTTGTGGTGCAGCCATAATTGGCGGCTAGTCCACTGTGGGTGTCATCTGCATCGCAAT
Proteins encoded:
- a CDS encoding Exo-beta-1,3-glucanase, putative, translated to MLSPALVALAPLVTCASAQLLEIPTVDDILSSAMLPFDQYTSFGPATTKVASAAVSFGTKAAVIAESTGTTVAAADTGYWLADIAHQGVAAFNSNPSGYKVFRNVKDYGAKGDGVTDDTAAINAAISAGGRFGPASRQSSTTTPAIVYFPSGTYLISTSIIDYYFTQLIGNPNAMPVIKATAGFVGLGMIDGDQYQNDGNQGWTSTNVFFRQIRNLKLDLTSIPAGTAATGIHWPTGQASSIENVVITMSSASGTQHQGIFIENGSGGWMTDVVITGGLYGANIGNQQFTMRNLAISNAVTAISQIWNWGWTYQGLSLSDCTTAISISNGGAGAQLIGSVNILDSTIQNCPTFVDTAWQTSTLSTGSLILENVVLKNVPVAVKGVSGTVLAGSTGSTTIGAWGQGHKYTPNGPTNFQGSFTPPTRPSALLAGGSNRYFTKSKPQYEQSPVASFVSIRSAGAKGDGSTDDTATIQSALTSAASAGKIVFFDQGTYKVTSTLYVPPGSRVVGEAYSVIMAAGSVWSSITNPVPVVQIGKSGESGSVEWSDMIVSTSGSTPGAVLIEWNLAAISGSGMWDVHTRIGGFQGSNQQVAQCPTTAAVSAACQAAYMSMHITKVASGVYLENVWLWTADHDLESPTNTQISVYTGRGLLVEGKNVWLYGTGSEHHSLYQYQFSGASSIVGGFMQTETPYYQPNPNAANGPYPTNSNLHDPDYSNCLGGNCDALGLRILNSKNVNIYGAGLYSFFNNYSTTCSTFPLPENCQSMIFSIEGSTSGLVVYGLNTVGTSYMIVKDGTALATVGDNLATYAATIAYFTF